The DNA segment TACCACATAGCGGCGCGGCACAAAAGCGCGAATCTGGTCGGCGAACAGGTGCACATAATCGGTGGCGGCAATCACCGGACCCTGCGTTGACGCGAGGCAATGAGTGACATGAGCGACGCGCTGTTTGCTGTCGGGATGCAGGCGGTTCCAGCGTTCCACGTCGTGGCCATCGCGCGCCAGTTCGGTGAAGCTGGGGCAGGACCAGAGATCAGCCGCGACGCCCCAATCCTGTTTCAGCAGGTCGGCGGCGGCAACGGCCTCGCGGAAAATGCTGCCGCTGCCGAGCAGTTGCACCTGTGGACTCTTGGGCCCCTTGGCCGCGACGCCCTTGCGGAATGAATACATGCCCTTGAGAATGTCCGCTTCCGCGCCCTCCGGCAGCGCCGGATGTTCGTAGTTCTCGTTCATCACCGTGATGTAATAGAACACATCCTCCTGTTCCGCCACCATGCGGCGCAGGCCGTCCTGCACGATGACCGCGACCTCGTAAGCGAAGGTAGGGTCGTAGGCAATGCAGTTGGGAACCACGCCGGCCAGCACGTGGCTGTGGCCGTCCTCGTGCTGCAGGCCTTCGCCGTTGAGCGTGGTGCGGCCCGAGGTGCCGCCGATGAGGAAGCCGCGCGAACGCTGGTCGCCGGCCGCCCACACCAGATCCATGGTGCGCTGCATGCCGAACATCGAATAGAAGATGTAGACCGGAATCATCTGCACGCCGTGGGTCGAATAAGCGGTGGCGGCGGCGATCCAGCTGGCCATGGCACCGGGTTCGTTGATGCCTTCCTGCAAAATCTGGCCGTCTTTCGATTCCCTGTAGAACATCAACAGGTCGGCATCCTGCGGCACATATTTCTGGCCTTCCTGATTCCAGATGCCGATCTGGCGGAACATTCCCTCCATGCCGAAAGTGCGCGATTCATCCGCCACGATGGGCACCACGCGCTTGCCGATGGCCTTGTCGCGCAGCATGACTTGCAGGATGCGGACGAAGGCCATGGTGCTGGAGAATTCGCGGCCCTCGCCCGAGGCCTTGAGCATGGTATCGAAGGCGCTGAGCGGCGGCACCGGCAACGGATCGACGCGGCGCTTGCGCCTGGCGAGAATGCCACCCAGGGCCTCACGCCGTTCCTTCATGTAGCGGAACTCGGGCGAGTCTTCGGCAAACTTCAGATAGGGCAGTTTCTCGATATCTTCATCCTTGATCGGCAACTTGAAGCGATCGCGGAATCCACGCAACGCATCGGGCCCCATTTTTTTCTGCTGATGCGTGATGTTCTGCGCTTCGCCCGAATCACCCATGCCATAACCCTTGATGGTCTTGGCCAGAATCACCGTGGGTTGGCTGCGGTGGTTCACCGCAGCGTGATAGGCCGCGTACACCTTGCGCGGATCGTGGCCGCCGCGGTTAAGCCGCCTGATGTCCTGGTCGGTCCAGTTGGCGACCATTTTTGCCAGCTCCGGGTATCTGCCGAAAAAGTGCTCGCGCACATAAGCGCCGTCGCGCGCCTTGAAGTTCTGGTAGTCGCCGTCGATGCATTCCATCATGAGCTGTCGCAGCAGGCCGTTCTTGTCCTGCGCCAGCAATGAGTCCCAGTCGCCGCCCCAGATGACCTTGATGACGTTCCAGCCGGCACCGCGAAAATCCGATTCGAGTTCCTGGATGATCTTGCCGTTGCCGCGCACCGGGCCGTCGAGGCGTTGCAGATTGCAGTTCACCACGAAGATCAAATTGTCGAGTTTCTCGCGCCCGGCCATGCCGATGGCGCCCAACGACTCGGGCTCGTCCATTTCCCCGTCGCCCATGAAGGCCCACACCTTGCGGCCTTCCGTTTGCGTCAGGCCGCGGTCCTGCAGGTACTTCATGAAACGCGCCTGGTAGATAGCCTGCAGCGGCCCCAGTCCCATTGACACGGTGGGGAATTGCCAGAAGTACGGCATCAGCCACGGATGCGGGTAAGACGAGAGACCCTTGCCATCCACTTCGCGGCGGAAGTTGTCCAACTGTTCTTCGGAAACGCCGCCGAGCATGAAGGCGCGGGAGTAAACGCCGGGCGACGAGTGTCCCTGGAAGAACACCAAGTCGCCGCCGTGATTCGCGGAAGGCGCATGCCAGAAATGGTTGTAGCCGACATCGAACAGCGTGGCGGCGGAAGCAAAACTGGCGATATGCCCGCCCAGCCCCGAATGGTTGCGGTTCGCGCGCAGCACCATGGCCAACGCGTTCCAGCGCACATAGGAGCGGATCCTGTGCTCGATCTCGTAGTCGCCCGGCATCGTGGCCTGCTGGTCAACGGGGATGGTGTTGATGTAATCGGTAGTCGCCGAGTAGGCGATGTTGATGCCGGCACGGTGGCCGGTCTGGATCAGTTGCTCGATCAGGTAATGCGCGCGCTCGGGTCCTTCATGTTCAATGACGGCTTCCAGAGCGTCGATCCATTCACGCGTTTCTTCCGCGTCACCATCGGTAGACGGCAACGCGGGGTCAAATAATGCGGCCATTCGCAAATCTCCTTGTGGGCTATTGCAGGGCCGAGCTTAACCTATTCTTGGTCTGCCGATAATGCTGGACGAGCAGCCCGCGAAACGAGATAATTGGGCAACTAACCCTGTGCCTGGAATGGTTTTCCGCATGGGTTAATTTTTTTTAAATATTCACTTATCATGACCGCACGAATTCTCGATGGCAATGCCATCTCCGCCCTGTTGCGTGAGGAACTGGCAGTGCGCGCGGCGGCACTCAAGGCGCGCGGCATCACTCCCTGTCTGGCGGTGATCCTGGTCGGCGAAGATCCCGCCTCGGCCGTCTATGTGCGCAACAAGGTCGCGGGTTGCGAAAAGACCGGCCTGCGTTCGATCAAGGATGTCTATCCCGCTGCTGTCGATCCGGCCGTGGTGCTGGCGCGCATCGCCGAACTCAATGCCGATCCCACCGTGCATGGCATCCTGGTGCAGTTGCCGCTGCCGAAACAGTTTGATGCCGATGTCGTGCTCGAAGCCATCGCGCCGGAAAAGGATGTCGACGGTTTTCATGCCGAGAACGTCGGCGCGCTGATGCAGGGCAATCCGCGCTTCATTCCCTGCACCCCCTACGGCGTCATAAAAATGCTCGAGCGCGGGAAAGTCGTGTTGAAAGGCGCCGAAGCCGTCATCGTCGGTCGCAGCAACATCGTCGGCAAGCCGATGGCCATGCTGTTGCTGGCCAAGAGCTGCACCGTCACCGTCTGCCACTCGCAATCGAAGGATCTCGCCTTTCACACGCGCCGCGCCGACATACTGGTCGCCGCGGTCGGTCGCGCGAGAATGATCACCGGCGACATGATCAAGCCCGGCGCCACCGTGATTGACGTCGGCATCAACCGCACGCCCGAAGGCAAGCTCTGCGGCGACGTCGATTTCGAATCGGCCAAGGAAGTGGCCGGCCTGATCACGCCGGTGCCGGGCGGCGTCGGCCCGATGACCATTACCATGCTGCTCACCAATACCCTCGAATCGGCTGAAAGGACACTGAAATGAGCCACCCCCTCATTGGCATTGTCATGGGTTCGGATAACGATTGGCCGCTGTTGCGTGCCGCCGCCGCGACCCTCAAGCAGTTCGGTGTTCCTTACGAAGCCAAGGTGCTCTCGGCGCACCGCACGCCGGACGAGGCACTCGACTACGCCAGCGGTGCCGCCGAACGCGGCCTCAAGGTGCTGATCGGCGCCGCCGGCGGCGCCGCGCATCTGGCCGGCGTGCTGGCCGCGAAAACCCAACTGCCGGTGCTGGCAGTGCCGATGCCCTCCAAGCATTTGCAGGGCCTCGATTCCCTGCTGGCCATGGTGCAGATGCCCGCCGGCATTCCCGTCGCCACTTTCGCCATCGGCGAAGCCGGCGCCATCAATGCCGCGTTGTTCGCCGTCGCCATGCTGGCGCTGGGCGATGCCAAACTCGCAGCAAAGCTGGATAAATTCCGCCGCGCGCAGACCGAGAAAGTGCTGGCGAAAAAACTGACCGACCTGCCCTGATCGCGACCGCCATGCGCGAGACTGAATTGCTGCGCGCGGTGGAACTGCTGCGCGCCGGCGAACTCGTCGCCTTCCCGACCGAGACGGTGTACGGCCTCGGCGCCGATGCCGGTAACCCCGTGGCGCTGGCGAAAATTTTTGCCGCGAAGGGCCGCCCCGCCGACCACCCGCTCATCGTGCATATCGCCGATATCTCGCATCTCGGCCAATGGGCGCGCGAAATCCCGGACGCGGCGCATCTATTGGCCAAGGCCTTCTGGCCCGGCCCGCTGACCCTGATTCTCAAGCGCCAGCCCAACGTACCCGATCTCGTTACCGGCGGCCAGGATACCGTGGGTTTGCGCATCCCCAACCATCCGCTCGCCTTGCAACTGCTCACGATGTTCAACGGCGCGGGCGGCAGCGGATTGGCCGCACCCTCGGCCAATCGCTTCGGCCGCATCAGTCCCACCAGCGCGCAGCATGTGCGCGATGAACTCGGCGCTGCGGTGGCGCTGGTGCTCGACGGCGGGCCGTGCACGGTCGGCATCGAATCGACCATCGTCGATCTCTCGCGCGACGAACCCGTCATCCTGCGCCCCGGCATCATCAGCGCGGAACAGATCGCGCAGGCGCTGCATCGAAGTTTTCCCCTCGCACCTGGCGGGAGAGGGTGCCATGAAGCGGCGGGAGAGGGGATAACCGTTCGTCCTGAACAAAACCGTCATTCCCGCGCAGGCGGGAATCCAGCGACTTCAGCCCCCCGTGCCCCCGGTTCACTCGCCGCGCACTACGCCCCTGCCACCCCTATGCGTCTTGTACCCGCCGCCACGCTGGCAGCCGAAGTCGAACGCTGTATGCATGCCGGCCGGCGCATCGCCGTGCTCTCCGTGCACCCATTCGCCGCGCATGAGCGTCTGCTGTGGCGGCAAGCATCCAGCGCGGCCGGCCAGTACGCGCACGACCTCTACCTTAATCTGCGTACGCTCGATCAGGCGGGCGTCGATCTCATCCTCGTCGAAGCGCCACCGCAGGGGTCGGAATGGACCGCGGTCAATGACCGGCTGGGACGAGCAGCGTTCGGGTCGAGTGGTCAATAAACGTCATTTGCCCCGAGCCTGTCCTGAGCAAAGCCGAAGGGGACAAAAGTTCGGGCGGCGACCCCGTGGTCGTTTTGCTATACTGCGCGCCTCTTTTCGGGGAAGTAGCTCAGCTGGGAGAGCGTCGCGTTCGCAATGCGAAGGTCGGGAGTTCGATCCTCCTCTTCTCCACCAAGTAACCATGCGGGTTTCCGCTTACTACATAGAAAAAAAGGTCATGACCAAGCGGGTCTTGTAGCTAATAAGTAGGAATGCAATAGAACCAAAGGGCCGGAACATTTCCGGCCCTTTCTTTTTCAAGCTCGAAATGAGTAACTCTAAGTGTGCCGAGTCGCTGGCAAGCAATAAGTCCGGAACTCGGCCGCTACGGTCATTGGGATATGTTATTGCCAACGGCAGCAACGATTCAATCAGCAGCCGTAGGCGCTATTTCTTCTTTTTCTTCGCCGCGGCAGACAAAAGCGAAGTCAACGACTCGTATCGCTTAAACAAGAAAGCGACGCGTTCTGCTTCGCTTGCGAATGATTTCTTCCCATAGGCTGCGTCCACCGCTTTGTCGAGCGATCGATGGGCGGCGCTGAGGTCCGGAGGCATCGCCAAGGGGTCGTATAGATCGGCGAAAGTCGACGCTGGATATCTTGACCTCGCATTGAGAACCTCTTGGGCGGCTTTCTCCACAGCCACGGTTTGCTTCTCGTCCGGCTCCGGCCACGGAAAGTTGTTGTAAACAATACCGGCGGAGTAACGGTAGTCGCTCTTGAGGCGCCCGCAGACAGCCCGAACCCAAGCCATATGCATCAGGGAAGTCAAAACGCCGAAGTGAAACAACCCGGCATCCGCGATCGTGAACAGTTCCGTATTCGCGATGATGGCCTGCGGCAGAAATCCTATCGGGATATAGGCGCGGCGCTCCGAGGATGTCTTGGGAATCGCTAGATAGGTTCCCGATGGCTGGCGGATCTCACCAAACAAGGTCGGCGTGGCAGCTAGGGCCTGAGTCGCCTCTCTAGGGCTCGCCGCCCGATGCTCCCTGACCTTCTCTAAACGGCCTTTGACAAGGGGAAGGGATCGCAACTCAGCTGGCGATATTCCATTGAGCCAAAGACACCAGCGCTCAATTCCGTTGATGAACTCTTCGCTGCCAAGGATGAGGCGCAGCCATGGTTCTGCCTTCCGCTCTTCAGCCACCAGGGACTTCTTCTGCTCGGGGTCGAGCAGAAGATGCCCCCCATCGTTCGGCATGCTGCCAAAAGCGATCGCAGGGACGCTAGGTTTAAAGTGGCTGCGGCGCTTCGTGAGGAAGTTGTCGTCGCCTTCTACGAGATATGGGTTGATATTGCTGACTTTGAGCGCGTGGGGCTCTCCCTGCAGGGTCTCGTAATCGAAAAGAGTCTTCGCCACCCCGTCATGGAGGGCGAAGCCGATGATGACGCAATGGACTGCCGCCTTGCCGCGGGCTTCCGAGGACCACTGGAAGGTCCGGTGCGCGAAATGTATCTTGGCGCCGAGCCTGTAAAGCTCGCTCCAAAGAACGCCTACTTGCTCGCCTTGTGTGATCGAGTTGGTGGACACAAACGCCGTCCTGATCGCGGGGTTCGCGGTCATGTGGCTGATTGCTTTGCGGTGCCAGCAGGAGACGTAGTCGAGCACGCCATTGCCCTTGACGCCTGCGAACACGCGCGCAACTTCCGCCTTTTGTTGCGAGGTTTGCTATTGCTTCCCAGCGAACGGCGGATTGCCGACTATGTAGGAGCAATCAGCCGGGGCGATGACATTCATCCAGTCGAGGGACAGGGCGTTCTTGTTGAGGATGTTCGGCGCCTTCTTCAGCGGTAAGCGAGCAAAGTAATTGCCGAACGTCTCGGATACGCGCAAGTTCATCTGGTGGTCGGTAAGCCAAAGGGCAACTTGGGCAATCTGCGAGGGGAATTCCTCTATCTCTATCCCATAGAGCTGGTCAACGTCCACCTGGACGAGGCTGGACAGGTCGAAGTCCAAATGCTGCGTTTGCCGCAGATGCTCTATCGTCCGCAGCAATTCAAGTTCAAGCAGGCGCAGCTCACGGTAGGCGATCACAAGGAAGTTTCCGCATCCGCAGGCGGGATCGAAGATGCGCGTAGTCGCCAGCTTCTTATGGAAAGCTGGCAGCGCCTTCGGGTTGTAGCGGATGCGCTCGAACTCCTCATGGAGAGCGTCGAGGAACAAGGGCCGCAGGGCCTTGAGGATGTTCGTCTCGTTCGTGTAGTGCGCGCCGAGCTCGCGCCGGGCCTCCTCGTCCATAATGGACTGGAAGAGTGAGCCGAATATGGCCGGAGAAATGCGGCTCCAATTCAGGGCTCCACATTCGAGCAAGGTGTTGCGCATCGCAGAATCGAAGCTCGTCAGCGGCAGTTGCTCAGCGAAGAGCTTGCCATTGACATACTTGAACGCGGCCAGAGATTCATCGAGGTTCTTGTGTCGCTTCTCATGCGGCGTGTCGAGCACTTGGAAAAGCTGGGCGAGAAGCGGGCCGAGGTCGCTGCCGTCGTCCGCCGTCCGCTGCTCTATCCAATCGGTGAATTGGCGTTGCTCGAAGATCGCGGTGTCTTCCGCGAATACACAGAAGAGCAAACGGACAAGGAAGACTTCAAGGGCATGCCCCTCGTAGCCCGACGCCTTTAGTTGGTCGTGCAGCTTGCCGAGCTTCTCGGCGGCTTGCACGTTGACTGGATCCTCTTGGCCGAAGCTGCGTGTCTGATAGCCTGCGATGAAACCGAAGCGGCGGATCTGCTTATGAAGGTCTTTTAGCGGGAACTCGTGCTCTTTGTCCTCTTCGAGGTCGTAGAGCCGCATTCGGGCGAAATCAGAGACGACGACGAACCGTGGCAAGTCGCGTTCCTTGAGCCCGGAGAAATACTCAAACGCCTGGTGTTCCGCGCGGTCGAGGTCCTTGCCGCGAGACTTGTGCTCCACAAGCAGAGTGCCGCGCCAAAGCAGATCGATGAAGCCGCCTTTGCCGTCACCTTTTTTGACCGGCGTCTCGAACGAGGCGACGCGGCGACGGGTAATGCCGAAGACATTGAAGAATGCATCCCAAAATGACTTAGCCTCGGCGTCCTCTGACGACTCGTCCGCCCATTCTTTAGAGAAGGCAAGCGCGCGGTCTCTTATCTCGTTCCACGATAGCGGCATTTAGCGATTGTAGCAGCCGAAAGGTGGGTAGCCTCGCGGCCACGGCTCATCAAGTATATTTCCATTTGTTGTTCTCGATGCCAGAAGGCCGAGTAGTGACCACATTCCAACAAAGGGCGCTGGCAATGGCGGCGACCGCCACGACACCGGCCATTAAAGTGACCCGACGCCACCGGCAGCAATGGCCGACGAGTTTTAATTGACCTTCTGTCAGGTTCCGAAGTACACCGGTCATTCGGATGGCGGCTTTGTTCGGAGCGCGAAGGTCGGCAGTTGGTCGGTACGGACGCCATCGCGCAGGACGTCGGAATCGCCCAAAGGCAAAACCGACACAACCTCCTCTTCTTCACCAGGTAACCATGCTGGATTCAGCCACAGCCGTTCGATGGAACTCCGCACCGATTATCTTGCTTGCTCGATACCGGACATTAGCGAACTGCTGTTCCCGGCAATTTGCAGACATCTAAGGAAACAAAAGTTCCGTTAAGAGGCAGACAGTCAGCCATTACGCAATCGTGCTACCAATTAATTGTCATTGTGGCCCTAACGCCTCAACTCACAAACTGCTCATTTTAGTGGGGGCACTCCGACTGCTGCCGATACCAGTTCCAATATCAGCCCTCGTAACCAACGGTTGCCAGGATCGTGGTGATACCGCTCATGCCAGTGTTGCTTGACCGCATAATCGGGCATCTGGAATGGCAATGGGAAGATGCTGAATTCGCCTCGTCCGCGCAGAAGTTCTGCAAGGCGCCGTGGGATGATCATCAACAGGTCAGTATGCTCAATGACGAAGGCGGCACCGACGAAATTCGGAATGGTCAGCGCGATTCGCCGGTGGATGCCTTGCTTGGCAAGTTCCTGGTCGATCATCTGGTGGCCGGTGCCGGCAGTGGTGAAAACCACGTGATCCTCGCTCTCGAACCGCTTGCGGCTGAGGCCGTTGCGGATGCGCGGATGATCGGCACTGGCCAGCACGACGTAATGTTGACGAAACAGCACCTGCTGATAGAAACCCGCCTCCAGATGTGGCATGAAGCCGATCGCCAGGTCGGCCGTACCAGTCTCCAGCAACTGCGCACTCGTATTGGCATCTTTCAGCGGGACAACCTCGATTCGTACGTTGGGCGCCGTAGCACGTAGCCGGCTCCATAGCTTCGGCAACAAAACGAGCTGGCTGATGTCGGCCATGCAAATGCGAAAGCAGCGCTCCGACTCTGCCGGCGCAAAGGTACTGCGATGCCCTAGCGCTGTGTCGAGCGCAGCGAGCGCAGCGCGAATCGGCTGCACGAGTTCCTCGCCGAGCGGCGTCGGGTCCATTCCAGTGCTGGTGCGGACAAACAGCGGATCACCGAAATGCTGGCGCAGTTTGGACAGCGCAATGCTCACTGCCGGCTGACCGAGACCGAGTGAGTCGGCGGTGCGGCTGACACTGCGGGTCTTGTAGATCTCGTCAAAGATGCTCAGTTGACGAATGTCGGGAGTCATCATGGCCACCTGTCTATTCGAATTTCGAATACTTTATATTTAATTTATTGCATAGACGGAATGATATCGCATCGATACAGTTCCAACATGATATGAAACTACTGATCGCCTAATCGAAACCCAATTTTCGACAATAGGCATTGGGGCATGCAATGGAGGGTCAAATGCAAGAACTTGGTCGGCTTGAGGACCTGCCGGAAAGCTACCGCGCAGCTCTGACCGCGCAGAATCTGGTTCCCCTGTGGCCCAGTCTCCGCGCCGTGCTGCCCCCCGGCAAACCGGCGCGCCGTACGCAACCGATCTGCTGGTCTTACGCCGAACTGCGCCCCCTGTTGATGCAGGCCGGCGAACTGACCCCAATCGAAAAGGCCGAGCGACGCGTCCTGGTGCTGGCGAACCCTGGTCACGGCTTGGAGAAGATGCAAGCCAGCTCCTCTATCTACCTCGGCATGCAGTTGCTGTTGCCCGGCGAATGGGCCCCGGCTCATCGCCACACGCCC comes from the Georgfuchsia toluolica genome and includes:
- the aceE gene encoding pyruvate dehydrogenase (acetyl-transferring), homodimeric type — protein: MAALFDPALPSTDGDAEETREWIDALEAVIEHEGPERAHYLIEQLIQTGHRAGINIAYSATTDYINTIPVDQQATMPGDYEIEHRIRSYVRWNALAMVLRANRNHSGLGGHIASFASAATLFDVGYNHFWHAPSANHGGDLVFFQGHSSPGVYSRAFMLGGVSEEQLDNFRREVDGKGLSSYPHPWLMPYFWQFPTVSMGLGPLQAIYQARFMKYLQDRGLTQTEGRKVWAFMGDGEMDEPESLGAIGMAGREKLDNLIFVVNCNLQRLDGPVRGNGKIIQELESDFRGAGWNVIKVIWGGDWDSLLAQDKNGLLRQLMMECIDGDYQNFKARDGAYVREHFFGRYPELAKMVANWTDQDIRRLNRGGHDPRKVYAAYHAAVNHRSQPTVILAKTIKGYGMGDSGEAQNITHQQKKMGPDALRGFRDRFKLPIKDEDIEKLPYLKFAEDSPEFRYMKERREALGGILARRKRRVDPLPVPPLSAFDTMLKASGEGREFSSTMAFVRILQVMLRDKAIGKRVVPIVADESRTFGMEGMFRQIGIWNQEGQKYVPQDADLLMFYRESKDGQILQEGINEPGAMASWIAAATAYSTHGVQMIPVYIFYSMFGMQRTMDLVWAAGDQRSRGFLIGGTSGRTTLNGEGLQHEDGHSHVLAGVVPNCIAYDPTFAYEVAVIVQDGLRRMVAEQEDVFYYITVMNENYEHPALPEGAEADILKGMYSFRKGVAAKGPKSPQVQLLGSGSIFREAVAAADLLKQDWGVAADLWSCPSFTELARDGHDVERWNRLHPDSKQRVAHVTHCLASTQGPVIAATDYVHLFADQIRAFVPRRYVVLGTDGFGRSDTREKLRHFFEVDRYWITLAALKALVEEGALKSQVVKEAIKKYGLNAEKPNPVGV
- the folD gene encoding bifunctional methylenetetrahydrofolate dehydrogenase/methenyltetrahydrofolate cyclohydrolase FolD gives rise to the protein MTARILDGNAISALLREELAVRAAALKARGITPCLAVILVGEDPASAVYVRNKVAGCEKTGLRSIKDVYPAAVDPAVVLARIAELNADPTVHGILVQLPLPKQFDADVVLEAIAPEKDVDGFHAENVGALMQGNPRFIPCTPYGVIKMLERGKVVLKGAEAVIVGRSNIVGKPMAMLLLAKSCTVTVCHSQSKDLAFHTRRADILVAAVGRARMITGDMIKPGATVIDVGINRTPEGKLCGDVDFESAKEVAGLITPVPGGVGPMTITMLLTNTLESAERTLK
- the purE gene encoding 5-(carboxyamino)imidazole ribonucleotide mutase, translating into MSHPLIGIVMGSDNDWPLLRAAAATLKQFGVPYEAKVLSAHRTPDEALDYASGAAERGLKVLIGAAGGAAHLAGVLAAKTQLPVLAVPMPSKHLQGLDSLLAMVQMPAGIPVATFAIGEAGAINAALFAVAMLALGDAKLAAKLDKFRRAQTEKVLAKKLTDLP
- a CDS encoding L-threonylcarbamoyladenylate synthase; the protein is MRETELLRAVELLRAGELVAFPTETVYGLGADAGNPVALAKIFAAKGRPADHPLIVHIADISHLGQWAREIPDAAHLLAKAFWPGPLTLILKRQPNVPDLVTGGQDTVGLRIPNHPLALQLLTMFNGAGGSGLAAPSANRFGRISPTSAQHVRDELGAAVALVLDGGPCTVGIESTIVDLSRDEPVILRPGIISAEQIAQALHRSFPLAPGGRGCHEAAGEGITVRPEQNRHSRAGGNPATSAPRAPGSLAAHYAPATPMRLVPAATLAAEVERCMHAGRRIAVLSVHPFAAHERLLWRQASSAAGQYAHDLYLNLRTLDQAGVDLILVEAPPQGSEWTAVNDRLGRAAFGSSGQ
- a CDS encoding type IIL restriction-modification enzyme MmeI produces the protein MAKTLFDYETLQGEPHALKVSNINPYLVEGDDNFLTKRRSHFKPSVPAIAFGSMPNDGGHLLLDPEQKKSLVAEERKAEPWLRLILGSEEFINGIERWCLWLNGISPAELRSLPLVKGRLEKVREHRAASPREATQALAATPTLFGEIRQPSGTYLAIPKTSSERRAYIPIGFLPQAIIANTELFTIADAGLFHFGVLTSLMHMAWVRAVCGRLKSDYRYSAGIVYNNFPWPEPDEKQTVAVEKAAQEVLNARSRYPASTFADLYDPLAMPPDLSAAHRSLDKAVDAAYGKKSFASEAERVAFLFKRYESLTSLLSAAAKKKKK
- a CDS encoding LysR family transcriptional regulator codes for the protein MMTPDIRQLSIFDEIYKTRSVSRTADSLGLGQPAVSIALSKLRQHFGDPLFVRTSTGMDPTPLGEELVQPIRAALAALDTALGHRSTFAPAESERCFRICMADISQLVLLPKLWSRLRATAPNVRIEVVPLKDANTSAQLLETGTADLAIGFMPHLEAGFYQQVLFRQHYVVLASADHPRIRNGLSRKRFESEDHVVFTTAGTGHQMIDQELAKQGIHRRIALTIPNFVGAAFVIEHTDLLMIIPRRLAELLRGRGEFSIFPLPFQMPDYAVKQHWHERYHHDPGNRWLRGLILELVSAAVGVPPLK